ACGAATAGTTTAAGATATttgtaaagaaaataaaaatgacaCTAAATAACATCTAACACTCCGGTGCAATATATTTCTTGGCACTTCACATTTATCTCCAAATATACATTTCCCTTGACGGATACTGATTCACTAAGCTTGTACACACTTaacccagagatgccagattgtgcaccgggtgcactactcacactatgtcagatcaaacGTACGTGAgcccgtagagtttcggaaagagagacaaaggcaaactgacacatgctctctctTTCTAGTTTCGAAtacttcgttattttcaacgctagatggcgcttatttttcgacctcgaaccctctggtgttaaaacgcccaagtttgtcgtgaaatagttcgttaccatcaacgctagatggcgcttatttaccgacctcgaaccctctggtgttaaaacgcccaagtttgtcgtggaatagttcgttaccttcaacgctagatggcgcttatttaccgacctctaaccctctggtgttaaaacgcccaagtttgtcgtggaatagttcgtatcgttcacgctagatggatttctcgacaaacttgggcgttttaacaccagagggttAGAGGCcgggaaataagcgccatctattgtCGAAAAGAACAAACTACTTCacgatagaattctttgaaattatatcatttattgtcataaatttacattatacGAAGTTTTAATACGTATAAATATATCatactatattatatttaaaaagaacAACCCCAAACATCGTAAGTGATTTTAAATactgtataatatttatataaaaacaCCTTTTCGTATAATACATGCTTTGAAAGTTATGTCACCCTACGTATATAAGAACTAATTAATTAAtggatatatttttaaattaattaaatataagaGTATTATAGGTGGTTCTGGAACATTTCCAGAGATTCCAGTTATTGCAACATTTCCCTGTACATAACTTTAAAATCACAGTAACTGGAAGTAATGTAAAATTTGTCATTTTCGGCtaataaaaaaatacattaaatTTATCCCCTGCATTGGTAAAATGTACAGTTCCTTTATCTCATAAGGACGTATGAAGTTTCATTATTGCATTTGATGTATTacagttgcttactatcttgcttctGGCTTTGAAAATGGTTGTACAGAACCTGGTTCTACCCAAGATAAACCCAAAGCTTTGTTTTCTTCTTCCTCCTGAATCGCATAAAAATATAACAAATGTTTTCAATAATGTAGCATTATGAAACAAAATATATGTAATTACATACCTTAGGTTCATAAATTTCGCGTTTAATAGAATCATGAAGCTCGCTAATATATGGGCCAAAAGCTATGTAATGAGGATCGTCTACAGTAGGTGGATTATAAACATTGTTTAAACTGTCTCTCACACATTTTTTCACACGATTTCGAAACTCTTCGAAATTGTTTTCTAACCTATAATACAAAAACAGTATATCATATGAATGAATCAAATTCAAACtttcaaatataattaataatgaatGCACTTACAACATGGATGCCTCTTGGTTTATAGAATTCATTTTAATatctactttagcaaatatttttgttataaattgTATCAATTGCCAAATTCTATTGCTTTTTCTCCATTCTGGAAATCCCCATGATGTGCACAGTTCTCCAGACTCAGGATCAATCAAAGGATGAAAAACAGATGTTTGAAACATGACTTTCTAAAATTTCGTTGACACATTAAaactaattttataataaaagtacTGCACATTAAAAAGGAAAGTCTTACTGGACACCCTGCATCTGGGAAACCTTGTGGTAATGTAATAGTAAATCTGAAGATACCTCCTTGATAGATTCCTTGTCGAACAAATTGCACACCAAACCACACTAACacaaaataaatttactatTTAATTTGGTAAGTGCTCATTATGGTTGTGTATACAAAACAAATGTGGCAAACAATAAATCAAGCACATATTTACATGGAAACCATTATATAAGACGAAGTCAGGATAAGCAAGACCTAAGAATCAATTGTTATTTGGCTTAAACAATTCAAACGCATAACCATTTACAGATATAAAGTTCATTAAAAAGAAACATTAATTTCTATTAATTGTATCATTACTTACACATAGAATTTTGTGCAGATGGTATAACATAAATGCCTTTTAGGTCTTGAGAACATAACATGTTGCtatgaagaaaaagaaaataaagaaatatttttattcaattcaaatgcttttgtaataaattatttattaaagtaaCTTACTATTcagataaaatattatattcttgCAAGTAAACTGCATATTCCTTATTGGTTTGTGAAACAGTTGGCCTGTCAATCATTTTTACTGACATACTCAGTTGAGAATCTCCATTGGTATTCAAAGGTAATAGTTTCCTAAACGAACCTTGCCTCTTCAAGTCATCATCTTTATTAGTATCAGCCTAACATCAACAAGAGTCTATTATTTTTCAATCTTTCATTTAACCTTTCGATcgagaaaattattatttcattacTGTCTTTCACTTGTTACCTTTATTCCCGACATAATGGTATTACTGATAAAAGATAGTTTATCAACTGTTATCGGTGTGACAATCTTAAATAACGCGAATACGTTCCATTTTGTCACAATTTTTTGACAGGTACTAAGTAACACTGACCATAAAAGTAACGCATTGATGCAAACGAGGCATTAGATAGCCCTACATCGTGTGAATGTTTTATCATAAAACACACGTAACGCACGAATAGTACTGTAGCGTCCTCAACACTAAACGTTAAATTTATAGAGAAATAATTCACGATCCATGCGCTAGGTGTAAATTGTTGGTACAAATATTTGGGTATATGCTGTATACGAATCACGTGGCCAAGTTCCGCCACGAGTTACGCTGTGTGTAGTAGGTTCACTCCTTCTTGTTACTGGATGGATGCAAATAAATGATCACACTCACGTTTACAAAGAACAATaacgaaatataaatatattttgcaaCGCAATGCGTATAGTCTTTGGTTTAAATATACTCGGTCTTCTAACGCGTCTTAATTCGATGAGTCTTACCAAACAAATGGCGAGGAGGAAAGGGAAGGGCGCGTTCCCGCCATGCTGCACTGCGCGCGCAGCTTTATGGTGTGatggggatagcaggcatactaccgcacgagctacgtgtacgtgagctctaaaatattatacatatgtacaaatacgaaaaaactgACCTTGGGAATATTTTTAATCGTTGTCATAATACAACTGCTTTAGTATATATAAAACtacaaagaaaaaatttttgtCAGATACATTTATatctcaattttattaaaatgctCATGTTTACAATACATACACAGAATTGAGGAAAAATCGCGCAATGATCCATTCGACATTCCAGGATGTAATGTGTCTGAAacagataataataaatatgtttagCACGCATTATatggaaatttaattttttgtttcttaaaAATCAAGGATTCTCCCATGCCCATATATGCATTATGTTCATATGACTTGTTATGTATGGTTATGTCACTTTAAAAATATTAGTAACACATTCAAATGGTAGTAGACATAAACAATATCAACAATTGTATTCACCCTAATCGCGTCAAACgaaataatagaataatttttctatttcttGGATCCTTCCGAAAACATATGATACTTacataaaagaatttttcacATTTTGCACAGTTAAGgaaatataacaaaaaaaaaaatatggttTTCACTGTAATAACATTTAACCGGGGTAAATTAAAACCCACATTTCGTGAATTAAAACTCACTTTattaaatgtttaaaattctgtacatgtatttgtaaatatttatcgatactttTCTCGGCGTTATCTCAAACATTCTATAATATCGTTGAAATTAAATGTTAGCGCATACTCGGAACGAATATTTTTGCTTTCATATCTTCTTTTAGTTTGTACATgcatatttttttctttaactATGCAAGATATGAACGATGTTTCAAATAAACTTAAGTTTAGTTCTTAACGAGTTATTTAAAGTGCAAAAATTTTCATAGTTTCATTTAAAGAAAAGAGGGCTCTCTCTTGCAAGtgtaaatctttttttttcgacaGCTCTGTCAAAGGAGAATAACATTTATGTAATACGTCATTCATATTTTGCGTAATTAAAGAAATATGAATGAAAATAATGGAAgacatgaaaataaaaattcttttcacCGATTCGCCATGTAACAAAGTCTCATAATTTTATCAGAAGCTCGGAATAATATCAATGAAAAACTTGATAAACATTTACAAATACATGCATATTATAATAAACGTTCGATAAGAATAGTTTCTCACCCTGCTTTAAAGTTTttctagtgaatgtatttcgttaaatatgcaaaatatgaaagaatgtttcaaataaatgatatttgtttttttaatgAACTAATcaggaatatatatatatatatatatatatctgtgatatatcatttttttaatgGTGAAGTTATCATTTCACCCACTCACTGACCATTAACATCAGCTTTAAAATTGTGTTACACACGCACacatatgtacatatgtatgtatgtatgtatttatttatttatttatttatttatatataaagaATTTAATAACTATCTCTAACAActttcgaaaaagaaaaaaaaaatagtttataACACTGTACGTGAGACACCCCATATATGCAAGAATGCTAAATCACAGCAGACTCTAGTACAAGCCATGCGAACGAGAGACAATAAGCTGCTAGAGTCCAATTTTACACTCGATAAATAGAGATACACAGATGCTGTATATTCTTTCCATCAAGTGTAAAATCAGACTATCGTAGTTTTACTGTTTCTTATTCGACATAGCTAGTACTGAAGTCGGCTGTGGCTAAATCTGATATTGACCACGAACTTTCGGCGCATGTGCGTTCCAATTTTTTCTAACGATCAAATCGACGTCAATAACAGGTTTACAAAATGCATATATCACA
The Colletes latitarsis isolate SP2378_abdomen chromosome 14, iyColLati1, whole genome shotgun sequence DNA segment above includes these coding regions:
- the LOC143349791 gene encoding protein crossbronx homolog isoform X1, which codes for MSGIKADTNKDDDLKRQGSFRKLLPLNTNGDSQLSMSVKMIDRPTVSQTNKEYAVYLQEYNILSEYNMLCSQDLKGIYVIPSAQNSMLWFGVQFVRQGIYQGGIFRFTITLPQGFPDAGCPKVMFQTSVFHPLIDPESGELCTSWGFPEWRKSNRIWQLIQFITKIFAKVDIKMNSINQEASMLLENNFEEFRNRVKKCVRDSLNNVYNPPTVDDPHYIAFGPYISELHDSIKREIYEPKEEEENKALGLSWVEPGSVQPFSKPEAR
- the LOC143349791 gene encoding AKT-interacting protein isoform X2, yielding MSVKMIDRPTVSQTNKEYAVYLQEYNILSEYNMLCSQDLKGIYVIPSAQNSMLWFGVQFVRQGIYQGGIFRFTITLPQGFPDAGCPKVMFQTSVFHPLIDPESGELCTSWGFPEWRKSNRIWQLIQFITKIFAKVDIKMNSINQEASMLLENNFEEFRNRVKKCVRDSLNNVYNPPTVDDPHYIAFGPYISELHDSIKREIYEPKEEEENKALGLSWVEPGSVQPFSKPEAR